One stretch of Leptospira hartskeerlii DNA includes these proteins:
- a CDS encoding rhodanese-like domain-containing protein: MNPKELKNRLDARKSGSDDFYLLDVRNPNEQEICTIDGTDLLIPVSELPSRIGELDSWKSSGKEIIVYCRSGARSANACGVLKSTGFSKVFNLDGGILLYSDEVDPSLAKY; encoded by the coding sequence ATGAATCCGAAAGAATTAAAAAACAGATTAGATGCTAGAAAATCAGGAAGCGACGATTTTTACCTTCTGGACGTGCGTAACCCGAACGAACAAGAGATCTGCACTATCGATGGAACGGATCTTTTAATACCTGTTTCCGAATTACCTTCTCGTATAGGAGAATTGGACTCTTGGAAATCTTCTGGAAAAGAAATTATAGTATATTGCCGTTCAGGAGCGAGATCCGCAAATGCCTGCGGGGTTTTAAAATCCACAGGGTTTTCCAAAGTATTTAATCTAGATGGCGGGATCCTTTTGTATTCTGACGAAGTGGATCCTTCTCTAGCGAAATATTAA
- a CDS encoding ABC-F family ATP-binding cassette domain-containing protein: MLQFIDIKHRFGSSTLFENFSWHIKPGSKIALVGPNGSGKSTLFKMAVGELNPEEGLVSRSKHTEISLFQQIPDFNFEARVIDTALSKHKHYNEYIKRAEDIHARMDRTDHDSPEFTSLLEEQSQLEEYAFTYGVHELEAQAKKIIGGLGFSNDQMEKKVKEFSPGYQHRLGLAIAILNPGNLLLLDEPTNHLDHASKTWLAEYLVNTNRSFVLVTHDPEFLNVTTDTIAELNPSGVLEFKGTLEDYFEHKNELLDKLRLQFKKEEAYLKKRTEWIERFRSKATKAKAVQSVIKRLEKRDKVEEPEDSFWNSKTEYRFNYTPCGNLSFRIENASFAYEKGGKNIFSNAELHVSNGDKIAIIGPNGAGKSTFLRNILGIHKLTEGSVTFGPKTKIGYFSQNHHEHLDPEKNLLETILSVYPDLPDVEARKLLGYFSFSDDRVFKKVGLLSGGEQSRLRLALLVRFPSNTLFLDEPTNHLDLVVRDNLKRALQEYPGAVLVISHDPDFLKDLCTRTVSVSNGKVKDLNTSFSDYLKFPPEELEAEGGFTVKAPVENAGSENKSRSQKNADKNRVKKLQKEIEQIEAKIALLEKNKSNSEELLADPEFYKKRSYQMELDTYNETKKEISKLTETWEKLQIEMEELSSVV; the protein is encoded by the coding sequence ATGCTACAATTCATCGATATCAAGCACCGGTTCGGTAGCTCCACACTTTTCGAAAACTTCTCCTGGCATATAAAACCAGGCTCCAAGATTGCCTTAGTAGGACCTAACGGCTCAGGTAAATCCACTCTATTCAAAATGGCAGTTGGAGAACTAAATCCAGAGGAAGGTTTAGTCAGTCGCTCCAAACATACTGAGATCTCCTTATTCCAACAGATCCCTGATTTCAATTTCGAAGCAAGGGTGATCGATACTGCACTTTCTAAACATAAACATTATAATGAATATATAAAACGTGCCGAGGACATTCACGCAAGAATGGACCGCACGGATCATGATTCTCCCGAGTTTACATCCTTATTAGAAGAACAAAGCCAATTAGAAGAATACGCATTTACTTATGGCGTTCATGAATTGGAAGCTCAGGCAAAAAAGATCATTGGTGGTTTAGGTTTTTCTAATGATCAAATGGAGAAGAAGGTAAAAGAATTTTCTCCCGGCTACCAGCACAGGCTTGGGCTCGCGATCGCAATTTTGAATCCAGGGAACCTTCTTCTTTTGGATGAACCTACTAATCACTTAGATCATGCCTCTAAAACCTGGCTCGCCGAATATCTGGTCAACACTAATCGTTCTTTTGTTTTAGTAACTCATGATCCCGAGTTTTTGAATGTAACCACTGATACAATCGCTGAATTGAATCCTTCCGGTGTTCTTGAATTTAAAGGGACTTTAGAAGATTACTTCGAACATAAAAACGAACTTTTAGATAAGTTAAGACTTCAATTCAAAAAAGAAGAAGCTTACTTAAAGAAAAGGACCGAGTGGATAGAACGATTCCGCTCCAAGGCCACAAAAGCAAAAGCAGTCCAAAGTGTTATCAAACGATTGGAAAAAAGGGATAAGGTAGAAGAACCTGAAGATTCCTTCTGGAATTCTAAAACAGAATACAGGTTCAATTATACTCCTTGTGGAAATCTTTCCTTTAGAATTGAGAATGCTTCCTTTGCTTATGAAAAAGGCGGGAAGAATATTTTCTCAAATGCGGAACTTCATGTTTCTAATGGAGACAAGATCGCGATCATCGGCCCGAATGGTGCAGGGAAATCCACATTTTTAAGAAACATATTAGGTATTCATAAATTAACAGAAGGCTCAGTCACTTTCGGACCTAAAACAAAGATCGGCTACTTCTCCCAAAACCACCATGAACACTTGGATCCTGAAAAAAATCTTTTAGAAACGATTCTTTCAGTGTATCCTGACCTTCCCGATGTGGAAGCTCGAAAACTATTGGGTTATTTTTCTTTCAGCGACGATCGGGTTTTCAAAAAAGTGGGACTTCTCTCCGGAGGAGAACAAAGCAGATTGAGACTGGCTCTTTTAGTAAGATTCCCTTCGAATACTTTATTTTTGGACGAGCCTACTAACCACTTAGACTTGGTAGTAAGAGACAATTTAAAACGAGCGCTTCAAGAATATCCTGGAGCAGTTTTAGTGATCTCTCACGATCCTGATTTTTTGAAGGATCTATGCACGAGGACTGTTTCCGTTTCGAATGGAAAAGTAAAAGACCTGAATACAAGCTTTTCGGATTATCTAAAATTTCCTCCTGAAGAATTGGAAGCGGAAGGCGGTTTTACAGTTAAAGCCCCGGTCGAAAATGCAGGCAGTGAAAACAAAAGCAGATCGCAAAAGAACGCTGACAAAAATCGTGTTAAAAAATTACAAAAAGAAATAGAACAAATCGAAGCTAAGATCGCTCTATTAGAAAAGAATAAATCGAACTCCGAGGAACTTCTTGCAGATCCGGAGTTTTATAAAAAGCGCAGTTATCAAATGGAATTAGACACTTATAATGAGACCAAAAAAGAGATCTCTAAGTTGACCGAAACCTGGGAAAAACTGCAAATCGAAATGGAAGAACTTTCTTCCGTAGTATAG
- a CDS encoding DoxX family protein: MLYNLFQTKEGLGPVFLRLGLAICIFPHGAQKALGWFEGSGFYTAMDYFTETLGVPYVLGVLVIGFEFIGTICFIFGFLTRFWALGLAITLTVAGFTHRDYGFFMNWFGDKGGEGFEYHILAVSAALSLLFRGAGSFSFDKKLGEWSV, from the coding sequence ATGTTATATAATTTATTTCAAACGAAAGAAGGTTTAGGGCCTGTATTTCTAAGATTGGGCCTTGCGATTTGTATCTTCCCTCATGGAGCCCAAAAGGCATTGGGTTGGTTCGAAGGTTCCGGGTTTTATACCGCCATGGATTATTTTACTGAGACACTTGGTGTTCCTTATGTCCTTGGAGTTTTAGTGATCGGTTTTGAATTCATTGGAACGATCTGTTTTATATTCGGATTTTTGACCAGGTTCTGGGCCTTGGGACTTGCGATCACTTTAACAGTCGCAGGTTTCACTCACAGAGATTACGGTTTTTTTATGAATTGGTTCGGAGACAAAGGCGGAGAAGGTTTCGAATACCATATTTTAGCAGTGTCTGCGGCGCTCTCCCTTTTATTCAGAGGAGCCGGGTCCTTCTCCTTTGATAAAAAATTAGGTGAATGGTCCGTTTAA
- a CDS encoding FecR family protein, with product MERMNPEFQTFAELLKKSLPNSKAPDFDPKWIGMSPRFSVEANIMQSPTKDNVVQLSGSKNKVWFLAAAAILFVGIGAGTYFTIFKKEAAPVAEGTLLKAAVVFVKGEAKNVKEAPVALHLGDILSEGDKIVTGKGGSIDIGLTDSSVIRLKENSELVLKSLRQTDASQIRISLMSGKILNLVEKEKKNANYFVDTPTVVAAVRGTSFEVNASDKESSVFVVEGAVEVTPLIHDKTEKALITGGLIIVTDEKVIVIEDTKRAKAEGPEYGDMRKNLSGLDKEVLASTQNLKTAKTEQELEELYDKSIEHIIMKDGRDIRGVVVSQKKGKLIVQTLKGSYILDENSVEKIIY from the coding sequence ATGGAAAGAATGAACCCTGAATTCCAAACATTCGCAGAGCTCCTCAAAAAGTCTCTACCGAATTCTAAGGCACCGGACTTCGATCCAAAATGGATCGGCATGTCTCCTCGCTTCTCTGTGGAGGCAAATATCATGCAATCTCCTACTAAGGACAATGTAGTTCAACTGAGCGGCTCCAAAAATAAAGTATGGTTCTTAGCTGCGGCAGCAATCTTATTCGTAGGGATTGGAGCCGGAACTTATTTCACTATTTTCAAAAAAGAAGCCGCCCCTGTAGCCGAAGGCACGCTGCTTAAAGCGGCAGTCGTATTCGTTAAAGGCGAAGCGAAGAATGTAAAAGAGGCTCCTGTCGCATTACATTTAGGTGATATACTTAGCGAAGGCGATAAGATCGTAACAGGCAAAGGTGGATCGATCGATATCGGTCTGACTGATTCCAGTGTGATCCGTCTAAAAGAAAACTCTGAGTTAGTTCTCAAAAGTTTAAGACAAACGGACGCTTCTCAAATCAGGATTTCCTTAATGTCAGGTAAGATCCTGAACTTAGTCGAGAAGGAAAAGAAAAACGCAAACTACTTCGTAGATACTCCTACTGTGGTGGCTGCGGTCCGAGGAACTTCATTCGAAGTTAATGCTTCTGATAAAGAATCTTCTGTCTTTGTTGTCGAAGGTGCTGTCGAAGTAACTCCTTTGATCCATGACAAGACTGAAAAAGCTTTAATCACCGGCGGATTGATCATTGTCACAGACGAAAAAGTCATAGTGATCGAAGATACAAAACGTGCTAAAGCAGAAGGTCCTGAATACGGCGACATGCGCAAAAACTTGAGCGGTCTTGACAAAGAGGTTTTAGCTTCTACTCAAAACTTAAAGACTGCTAAGACCGAGCAAGAGCTGGAAGAACTTTACGATAAGAGTATCGAACACATTATCATGAAAGACGGCCGCGATATCAGAGGTGTAGTGGTTTCTCAGAAAAAAGGAAAGCTGATCGTTCAAACCCTGAAAGGATCTTATATCCTGGATGAGAATTCGGTCGAAAAGATCATCTATTAA
- a CDS encoding RNA polymerase sigma factor, with protein sequence MSETLFFEKLYNKNKDHLFSFIRRSVQDESTALDLLQDTFLNFFKHYSGKELPDEQVSRMILFRISRNLMINHGKSYYQKNVALVGEETSSLFGSKGQGPESQVLDEMEAQNLGKIISELLSTLPEEQKTAIELRYSQGCKLEEIASVLDLSVSGVSRLLERAEKQLLQEGKKRGIQPSSFLKS encoded by the coding sequence GTGTCTGAAACCTTGTTTTTCGAAAAACTATACAATAAAAACAAGGACCACTTGTTTTCATTTATTCGGCGCTCTGTCCAAGATGAATCCACAGCCTTGGACCTATTACAAGACACTTTTTTGAACTTCTTTAAACATTATTCCGGCAAGGAATTACCGGATGAGCAGGTTTCGAGGATGATCTTATTTAGGATCTCCAGGAATCTAATGATCAACCACGGCAAGTCCTATTATCAAAAGAACGTTGCTCTCGTTGGTGAGGAAACTTCTTCTTTATTCGGCTCCAAAGGCCAAGGTCCTGAGAGCCAGGTCCTGGACGAGATGGAAGCCCAAAATCTCGGAAAAATCATAAGCGAATTATTGAGCACCTTACCGGAAGAACAAAAGACCGCTATAGAGCTACGTTATTCTCAAGGCTGCAAATTGGAAGAGATAGCCTCCGTATTGGACTTATCCGTATCCGGAGTTTCCAGGCTTCTGGAAAGAGCAGAAAAGCAGCTTTTACAAGAGGGAAAGAAGAGAGGTATCCAACCTTCTTCTTTTCTAAAATCCTAG
- a CDS encoding LA_0442/LA_0875 N-terminal domain-containing protein — protein sequence MPYRWLFAICFLTVSHSLFGSSLTLKNGKVLQGKVVNQTRSEVQIEVDGKVLTIPKTEIAELNLKDAPKQEVKKDPVKPKDEPKKTEEEVAVQRWYQKPRWDYSLRSAVVPGWGIWKADKKYRASAAFVATLGAVYLAVKAQNDFGDAKGAYEENARNYFIFALNDPVLSLPANTTQRLIGAFLVNKGAFNHYQGLAEESNNYQYLFGIAYGLQLFYSYYLGVKAEQGVAEGPSSGIRFSFAPSYQPMTVGGNGLGWNGELKYEIRY from the coding sequence ATGCCTTATCGTTGGCTTTTTGCAATTTGTTTCCTAACTGTTTCCCATTCCCTTTTTGGTTCTAGTCTAACCTTGAAAAACGGAAAGGTGCTGCAAGGGAAAGTGGTAAACCAAACCCGCTCGGAAGTTCAGATCGAAGTGGATGGAAAGGTCCTAACCATTCCAAAAACAGAGATTGCTGAATTGAATTTAAAAGATGCTCCAAAACAGGAAGTGAAAAAGGATCCTGTTAAACCTAAAGACGAACCGAAAAAGACCGAGGAAGAAGTAGCCGTCCAGAGATGGTACCAAAAGCCTCGCTGGGATTATTCACTCAGATCGGCAGTTGTTCCTGGTTGGGGAATTTGGAAGGCAGACAAAAAATACAGGGCTTCTGCGGCATTTGTAGCTACTTTAGGGGCGGTTTATTTGGCTGTTAAGGCGCAGAATGATTTTGGAGATGCTAAAGGCGCTTACGAGGAGAATGCAAGAAATTATTTCATATTTGCATTGAACGATCCTGTCCTTTCTTTACCTGCAAATACTACCCAACGTTTGATCGGAGCCTTCTTGGTGAATAAGGGTGCATTCAATCATTACCAAGGCCTTGCGGAAGAATCTAATAATTACCAATATTTGTTTGGGATTGCTTATGGATTACAGCTCTTCTATTCCTATTATTTAGGAGTAAAAGCGGAGCAAGGGGTCGCAGAAGGACCTAGCTCAGGTATTAGATTCAGCTTTGCTCCTTCCTACCAACCTATGACTGTTGGGGGGAATGGTTTAGGTTGGAATGGGGAACTCAAATACGAGATCCGTTACTAG
- a CDS encoding DUF1554 domain-containing protein, with protein sequence MNSNPKILFRFIPIVSLFSLFSFCNQANPINLDGSSSAAGVLLNVVLPSIIGTEIVPEGLPQLSSNVMYDAGNTYIDLTFSEQNSVDENFTMQIESYTTVSSPSFVGYNTFTLPANTGTHSVGFALNADDDNCLDRSGDKFSFRITKDSTGDTFVYDVTVKDGDYCIFGSSAKTLAQLGGLGAMDNHCKNLASAKGLPRNSAYYKAMVGALSTTYGDRNPGETLSSTSFFRANKRYVRKQGNGTWVKVFSIGGTWPLSSDFDNPLIDSGEYWTGMHSGWGRMDNNTCLNGTESWTNASSSSSGNLGTSSVVTGDAAYMTLSSCDSPLALPFICVYSPN encoded by the coding sequence ATGAATTCGAATCCAAAGATCCTTTTCAGATTTATCCCGATCGTATCGTTATTCTCCTTATTCTCTTTTTGCAATCAAGCAAACCCGATCAATTTGGACGGCAGCAGCAGTGCTGCCGGCGTTCTTTTGAATGTTGTTTTACCAAGTATTATCGGAACAGAGATAGTTCCGGAAGGTCTTCCGCAACTTTCCTCTAACGTAATGTACGATGCGGGGAATACATATATAGATCTTACATTTTCCGAACAAAACTCTGTGGACGAGAACTTTACGATGCAGATTGAAAGTTATACCACCGTGTCCTCGCCTAGCTTCGTGGGTTATAATACATTTACTCTTCCTGCAAACACAGGGACTCATTCTGTCGGTTTTGCGTTAAATGCGGACGATGATAATTGTTTAGATCGTTCAGGAGACAAGTTCAGTTTCAGAATTACGAAAGATTCTACTGGAGATACTTTCGTATATGATGTAACCGTAAAGGATGGAGATTATTGTATTTTCGGATCTTCCGCCAAGACCCTGGCTCAATTAGGTGGGCTCGGAGCAATGGACAATCATTGTAAAAACTTAGCGAGTGCAAAAGGTCTGCCTCGAAATTCTGCATATTATAAAGCAATGGTTGGCGCTCTTTCCACTACCTATGGAGATAGAAATCCTGGAGAAACTTTGTCTTCTACCTCCTTCTTCCGAGCCAATAAAAGATACGTTCGCAAACAAGGGAATGGAACTTGGGTAAAAGTCTTTTCCATCGGCGGGACCTGGCCCTTAAGTTCAGACTTTGATAATCCATTGATTGATTCAGGAGAATATTGGACTGGAATGCATTCGGGTTGGGGAAGAATGGACAATAATACCTGTCTCAACGGCACTGAAAGCTGGACAAATGCGAGCAGTTCTTCTAGCGGAAATTTAGGTACCTCGAGTGTAGTTACAGGAGACGCGGCTTATATGACGCTTTCCAGTTGTGATTCTCCTCTGGCGCTGCCGTTTATTTGCGTTTATTCCCCGAATTAA